CTTCACTCTTTCTGGACTTCATCTTCAACGCACCCTTGTTCAACGCGCCAATGCACGGAATCGAACTCCCGCACAGGGGACGACGGGCCTCGGACCATGTTGTCGATGGTAGAAACACCGGGAACACAGATTAGTTTCTGGGGGAAACTTGAAGTTACCTGGAACCGCCATGCCGGTAAATGGCACCTTCAGGCTACCGTTTTAAAAAGAAGACAGATCAGGACTGTGCGAACGCAGCACGCGCCCCGCGCCCAGAGATCGAAGTGGGAATCAATTCGGCGGAGACTCGATTGCGCACGAGATGATCGGCAACAAGCCTGCGCGCTTTCGCCAGGGACGCGCGCGGATCAAGAAAGATCAAAACCGAAGGGCCTGCGCCGCTCAGCACTGCTCCGAGAATTCCGTCCTTTCCTCTTAACTCCAGCAGGCAGGGCAGCAAAGGACACAGAGCAGCGCGGTAAGGTTGATGGATACGGTCTTCAAGAGCAGAAGCGAGCAGATCGGGACGCCCTTGCGTGAAGGCCGCAAGCAGGAGCATGGAATTCTGCACATTTGTGACGGCATCGGCTCGCGAGTATTGTGCGGGCAGAACGCGGCGCGCCTCTTCGGTCGACAGCGCCTGCTCCGGCACCGCCAGCAGCAGTGGCCACTTCCCTTTCGGGCGGATGCACGCGACCTGCGCTTCGGCTTCTCCCGACATACGAGCGACCGTGAGGCCACCCATCCAGCACGCCGAGGCATTGTCTGGATGGTGCTCCCGACGCGACGCTTCGCCGACAATCTGCGCGTCAGTCCAGCGTAGGCGGCCGAAGTGTACCGCCATCGCAATGCCTGCCAACCGGGCCGCCGCCGAGGAACCGCAGCCCTTGCCGATCGGAATGTCATTCTCAATTCGCACAGACAGCGGCGGAATGGTCTTTCCCGCACCCCTCAGTACTTCGCGGGAGGTATTCAGAATGAGATGTTCCTGAAGTTGTCCGCAAATTTCGCGATCCCGGCCATCGGCGACGACAGAAAATTCGTCCGCGGGGCGCGCGTCGATCTTGATGTAAAAGTCCATCGCGAGCGCAGCGGCGTCGAATGCCGGCCCAAGATTGGCGGACGTAGCCGGCAGCACAAGGCGGAGACGATCCCTCTTCAAACTAATTTTTCTGCCAGGCATGTTCAGGTTCAATGTGTTAAAAGCACTGGCGCCCTACTTGTAGCGCCGGCGTCTCGCCGGCTGTCGCGGGGGCGTCCCGCCCGCGCAGTCGGGCGCCATCATAAATTTCAAGATTTTTCAGCCTGCTCCAGCGCACGCATCACCGCGTCCAGCGTGGCATCCAAAACGACAGGCGGACGACGAAGTTCGCTCATCGCAGAATTAGCGCTTTCGCCGGAACTTCCCTTGAACAACTCCCCGCGATGAAATTCAATCGTGTAATCGGGATCCTTCAAGAGATTCCCCGTCAGAATAAGCACCACAGTTTCGTCCTTCTTCACAAACCCCTGCTTGATCAAATTCTTCAATCCGGCGAGCGTGACTGCCGACGCCGGTTCGCACCCAATCCCTTCGGCGCCGATTTCTGCCTTGGCCTGTGCAATCTCGATTTCACTTACCTCTTCGCAGGCACCGCCAGCGGCTTCGAGAGCGTGAACCGCCTTCTTCCATGATGCGGGATTTCCAATGCGAATGGCGGTGGCGCGGGTCTCGGCCTGCACGCCGACTAGTCGCTTTCCCGCAGCTTCGCGCATCGTCCGCACCAGCGCGTTGGCGCCCTCGGCTTGAATAATGGACAACTTCGGCAAGCGAGGAATCAATCCCAAGTCGCGCATCTCTACAAGCGCCTTGCCGATTGCTGAGCTATTCCCCAGGTTACCGCCGGGTACGATGATGTGTTCGGGCACTTGCCACCCGAGCTGTTCGAGCAATTCGAGGGCAAGTGTCTTCTGCCCCTCCAGACGAAAAGGATTGATTGAATTCAACTGGTAGACGGGCGCGCGCAGCACGAGTTCCTGCAACAGGCGCAGGCAGCCGTCGAAATCCGTGCGCAACTGGCAAGTGACGGCTCCGTAATCGAGCGCCTGAGAGAGTTTGCTCCAGGATATTTTTCCTTCCGGCACCAGAACCAGACTGCGCATTCCTCCCCGAGCAGCGTAAGCGGCCAAGGATGCCGACGTGTTGCCGGTGGACGCGCAGGCCACCCAGCGAAATCCCGCCATCCGCGCGAAGGTAGCGGCAACCGTCATCCCCGTGTCCTTAAAAGAGCCGGTAGGATTCAGTCCCTGATGCTTCGCCAACAGGCGCGGTACGCCTGTGATACGGGAGCACCGTGGAAGTTCGTACAGGGGCGTATTGCCCTCGCGCAGTGTGATCGCTTGCTCGTCGCTCTCCAGTGCGGGCAGCAGTTCGCGAAAGCGCCACACGCCGCTCTGATCGATCGTAGCCTGCGAGGGTCGGCGCTGGCGCCATATAGCTTTAAGATTATCCGCCGCCAACCCTGCATCTTTCCACTCTGGATACGTGATTTCCAGCAGATCGCCGCATTGAGCACAACGGAAATTCTGTGCAGCCTTATCACTCAACTTGCCGCAGGCGATGCATCGGAAGCGAAAAGCCGACTGCCGCACGCCCGGAGCAGAAGTGGAAGGTACAGGCATGGGCCGGACTTATTTCGGCTCCCGCAGATACTGGTCCGTCTTGTTGATCCAATCCGCACGCGGCGGATTGAACACATCGAGGTCGACCGTGTCTTCCATCGCCTCGGCCTTGTGCGGCATGTGGGCTGGAATGCAGAGCACCTCGCCGGCATGCACCACGATCTCTTTACCGTCGATCCAGAACTTAAGTGCGCCGTCGAGGATGTAGGTGAGTTGCTCGTTGTGGTGGCTGTGCTCGGGCACGATGCATCCTTTCTTCAATAGAACGCGCGCCACCATAATTTCCTGCCCCACCACAAATTGCCGTTGCAGCAGCGGGTTCAGCTCTTCGAGTGGAATGGTGTGCCACGGGATGTATTGCAGTTCCGCGGTAACGGCTCCATGCTTGGCGAAAACGCGCTCGGCGCGGGTGCGATTTTTCGTCTTCGACGCTGCTTTGGATTTCGTCGTCGTTGATTTTAACTTGGATTTCGATTGCGATTTCAATTTGGATTTCGATTTCTTGGCCATGCGAATTGTACCCACTGACTCGATTTACCCCGTCACTTTTCCGAATAAACCGCTCCCGGCGCGGTAACAGTTCTCTGCCATACCGTCGAAACCTTCACGATGCGCTCAACTGCTTCGTGCAGCACCGCCATCGACGAAGCGAAGGAAAAACGGATGAACTCTTTGCCCGCCGCTCCAAAAGCCGCGCCGGGAATGGCTGCGACGCCGGCTTCTTCCAGTAGAATCCGGCACAGATCTTCCGCGCTCATGCCAGTACCCGCGATCTCGACCCAGGCATAGAAAGCGCCCTCTGGAGCCAGGCAGCGAAACCCCGGCACACGATTCAACTCGCGCACAAACTGTTGGCGGCGCCGCGTGAACTCGCCCACCATGTGCTCGGTGTTGCCCTCACGGTCGCGCAGCGCGTCAATCGCGGCATATTGCGTAAACTCGGCCACGCAAGTATACGTGTTCACCGCCAACATCAACAACGCAGGCACCACCTCGGCCGGCGCCACCGTATAGCCCAAACGCCAACCCGTCATCGCAAAGCTCTTGGAGAACCCGTCAATGATCAGAGTGCGCTCGAGCATGCCCGGATAGCGCAGCATCGAGAGGTATTCGCCGTCGTAAATAATGCGCGCATAAATTTCATCGGACAGCACCCACAGGTCATGCTTGACCGCGAGTTCGGCCAAGCCCCTTTGCACTGCATCGGTATACACCGTGCCCGTCGGATTGCCCGGCGAATTCGTGATCAGCATGCGCGTACGCGGCGTGATTTTCGATGCGACTTCCGCCAGGTCTGGCTGAAAACGATTGCGCGGGGATAGCGAAAATGGCACCGAAACCGCGCCCAGCCCCAGCGCGATCGAGGAATATCCAGGAAATCCGGGATCGGGATAAAGCACTTCGTCCCCCGGCTCAAGCAGCGCCATCATGGCGAAGAAGAGCGCGATCTTGCATCCCGGCGCGATCACGATCTTTTCCTGCGACACTGAAATGTTGCGCGTGCGCCCAAGGTACTGAGCAATTTCCTCGCGCAGCGCGGCGATACCAGCCACGGCGCAATAGCGGTCTTTGCCCTCCGCCAGCGCCTTCGCCGCCGACTCAATCACCGACTTGCCCGGATGAAAATCGGGCTCGCCTAATTCGAGATGGATAATGGAACGGCCCTGGGCCTCGAGTTCTTTGGCACGCGCGAATACTGAGAGCGCGCCCTCTCCACTCATAACCGACATTCTTGAAGCAATGGATCGCATCGATTTCCGTTCTGTATTCTGAGCGTCGCCGTGAAAGCGACGGTCTTCAAAGTCCTTTATACGCTCCGCCGTCGACCAAAACAGTCTGGCCCGTAACATAGGACGCGCGCTCTGAGGCCAGCCATACCACCGTCGCAGCGAATTCGCGGGGATCGCCCACACGCTTTAATGCAGCATCGGCAGCCCATGCGTCCATAATTTCCTTCTCGCTTTTTCCTGACGCGGACGACCGCGCCTTCGCCAATTCTTTCAGACGATCGGTCGCGGTAAAGCCAGGTGCAACATTGTTGACCAGAATTCCGTCCTTACCAAATTCGTTGGCCAGGCTCTTCACCAATCCCACCACCGCCGCGCGGACCGCATTCGAAAGCACCAG
Above is a window of Candidatus Sulfotelmatobacter sp. DNA encoding:
- the thrB gene encoding homoserine kinase, yielding MLPATSANLGPAFDAAALAMDFYIKIDARPADEFSVVADGRDREICGQLQEHLILNTSREVLRGAGKTIPPLSVRIENDIPIGKGCGSSAAARLAGIAMAVHFGRLRWTDAQIVGEASRREHHPDNASACWMGGLTVARMSGEAEAQVACIRPKGKWPLLLAVPEQALSTEEARRVLPAQYSRADAVTNVQNSMLLLAAFTQGRPDLLASALEDRIHQPYRAALCPLLPCLLELRGKDGILGAVLSGAGPSVLIFLDPRASLAKARRLVADHLVRNRVSAELIPTSISGRGARAAFAQS
- the thrC gene encoding threonine synthase, with product MPVPSTSAPGVRQSAFRFRCIACGKLSDKAAQNFRCAQCGDLLEITYPEWKDAGLAADNLKAIWRQRRPSQATIDQSGVWRFRELLPALESDEQAITLREGNTPLYELPRCSRITGVPRLLAKHQGLNPTGSFKDTGMTVAATFARMAGFRWVACASTGNTSASLAAYAARGGMRSLVLVPEGKISWSKLSQALDYGAVTCQLRTDFDGCLRLLQELVLRAPVYQLNSINPFRLEGQKTLALELLEQLGWQVPEHIIVPGGNLGNSSAIGKALVEMRDLGLIPRLPKLSIIQAEGANALVRTMREAAGKRLVGVQAETRATAIRIGNPASWKKAVHALEAAGGACEEVSEIEIAQAKAEIGAEGIGCEPASAVTLAGLKNLIKQGFVKKDETVVLILTGNLLKDPDYTIEFHRGELFKGSSGESANSAMSELRRPPVVLDATLDAVMRALEQAEKS
- a CDS encoding cupin domain-containing protein, whose amino-acid sequence is MAKKSKSKLKSQSKSKLKSTTTKSKAASKTKNRTRAERVFAKHGAVTAELQYIPWHTIPLEELNPLLQRQFVVGQEIMVARVLLKKGCIVPEHSHHNEQLTYILDGALKFWIDGKEIVVHAGEVLCIPAHMPHKAEAMEDTVDLDVFNPPRADWINKTDQYLREPK
- a CDS encoding pyridoxal phosphate-dependent aminotransferase, which produces MSVMSGEGALSVFARAKELEAQGRSIIHLELGEPDFHPGKSVIESAAKALAEGKDRYCAVAGIAALREEIAQYLGRTRNISVSQEKIVIAPGCKIALFFAMMALLEPGDEVLYPDPGFPGYSSIALGLGAVSVPFSLSPRNRFQPDLAEVASKITPRTRMLITNSPGNPTGTVYTDAVQRGLAELAVKHDLWVLSDEIYARIIYDGEYLSMLRYPGMLERTLIIDGFSKSFAMTGWRLGYTVAPAEVVPALLMLAVNTYTCVAEFTQYAAIDALRDREGNTEHMVGEFTRRRQQFVRELNRVPGFRCLAPEGAFYAWVEIAGTGMSAEDLCRILLEEAGVAAIPGAAFGAAGKEFIRFSFASSMAVLHEAVERIVKVSTVWQRTVTAPGAVYSEK